The stretch of DNA GGATACATCGTTGATTGTGCATTCACTGTTGCATTCAATCCCATGTTTGATCCATTGCTTCAAGCATCAAAAGATGCCACTAATACTGGAGTCAAGGTAATTTTCTACATTTCTTGTGCATTTTTCTGGAAGCTGATTATGAAAAGTCAATGCACTCAGATACTATATAAAACTTGAATGATGTTACTCTGTGCATGATATTTTCATGTAGGCGCTCTGCTTTATGTGAGAATGAGTGAATCACTTTTCTTAAAGCGACACGCTCATAGTCATAGGTGTTCAATACTTCAATGGAATAGAAAACATTTGTCTTAGTTGGCTTCATAgcataatttatcttatttatttatttatttacctgGGCTGATTTTAGTTTCCTCTCTGCTTTGATCTTATAGATgcgactatttatttttttaaatttattttctcctgTAATGCCATCAGTGTGTTTTTTCATCCCTTTATTTTAGGAAGCTGGAATTGATGCACGGCTATGTGATGTTGGTGCAGCAATCCAAGAAGTCATGGAGTCGTACGAGGTTGAAATTAATGGAAAAGTTTTCCAAAGTGTGTGCTAATTCGTAATTTTCCCAATCTATGCTCATAATAATATAAGGTGATATATTGACAATGCAATTGACATTTCTGCTTTTGTGGCAGTAAAAAGTGTGCGGAACCTGAACGGGCACAGCATTGGGCCATACCAAATTCATGCTGGGAAATCAGTTCCCATTGTGAAAGGTGGAGAGCAAACAAAAATGGAGGAGGGAGAATTTTATGCCATTGAAACTTTTGGTTCGACAGGTATATGCCTCTCTAGTTTGAACATAGACCTAAACCTGTCGCACTTTACTAGTTTCTGAAAGCCATTTCCTTATATTACTAGTGTAACCATCCTTGGCTGAACAACGGATGTTTGTTGTCCCCAGTAGACTTGTTCAAGTTTCTTCTACATTTATTGAGTGTGGTCATGTTTGCAGGAAAGGGATTTGTAAGGGAGGACTTAGAATGCAGTCATTACATGAAGAACTTTGATGTTGGGCATGTACCATTGAGGGTAGCAAAGGCTAAGCAACTACTTGGAACAATTAACAACAATTTTGGAACACTTGCATTTTGTCGTCGGTACTTGGACCGCCTTGGCGAGACCAAGTATCTCATGGCGCTGAAAAATTTATGTGATGTTGGTATTGTTCAGGTACGGCAGAGCTCAATTTCTAGTCGAACGTCTGAACTTGGCCATGCTTATGGTTTACTCATAGTTTTCTGCTATTATTGCAGCCGTATCCTCCATTGTGTGACGTGAGGGGAAGCTATGTGTCACAATTTGAGCACACCATTTTACTCCGTCCAACTTGCAAGGAAGTCATATCCAGAGGCGACGACTACTGATTGCTTCTGTAGCTTCTCATGTACCGGTTGTTTGTGAGTTCATTGTGTACCATTCAGGGCAACCCGTGTACTTTCATACTCATACTGTGTATGGATCATACATATGTCGTCAGAATCATCAGATAAATAATGCGGAGACGTTTTTCAATTCCCATTTTGTTTACACGAACTCCTCATCATGTGCCATCTTTGTTGAAACTTTGATGTGTGTCAAAATTGGTCTTGATTGAGATGGAAGATCATTATTAATCCCTTGACCGTATCGTGGGTCTCAGATCGACTACGACATTAGCGTACCTGTTTGCCGGACCACAATTGCAGCTGTTTACTTTGTGGTTGATTTCATCTCTCCAACTGTGGTTTTTCATGCTTCTCTTTGAATCTCATCTTGGATTAAGCAGCCTTTTATGCACATGTTTTAATACTTGTCTTTCAAAGTAGTATAATTCTGCCCGTCTCTATTGGACTAATTGGGCCGTATTTGCAATTACGCCCCAAATGTGAATATTGCTTCACTGCTAGTAGTAGTAATCAAGCTTACAAGCTGCAAATCACAAGTTTTATCTATGAACAGCTGCGTTTATATATGCTTGGTCGATTACACGTGCCCACCTTCATCCATGGACAATCAATCACGTTCGTTTTATTCATCGTCaactttttattaattaattattacataataataataataataatgatgatgataataataataataataataataataataataataataataataataataataataattcccTAGTcagcagctagctagataATACGTGCACGCATGCAGTAGCTAGCAAGCTGCATGAGGTCATCAGTACTAAGGGCAGAAGACGACTTGGTAGTTGCTGTTGCCGTTGCAGGCGTGGACCTTGGAGTTGTCGCTGGGGAACTGGAAGGCGTCGCCGCAGCTCCTCTCCCTGCAGGTGACGCCCACGCCGGAGCTGCAGGAGAAGCTCATCCCCACGTTGAACCCGTCGATCACCGACAGGTTGTAGAAGTCctgcctgccgccgccgcccagcgTGAACTCCGCCAGCGTCATCGGCGGCCTCCCGGACAGGCTGCACGacagcgcgccgccgcagtcGCCGGTCGCGCAGCTTCCcctgccggcgccgtcgaAGCTGCACCCCGTGCGGCCCCACACCCTGCCGGAGCTGGTGCCGGCGGGCACGTTGACGGTCCACGTCTGCCCCGGGTTCagctgcacgccgccgcccaccggcgtcgccgccggccacacCGTGAACGAGCACCGGTTGGTGATGGTGAAGGTGGCCGCGTTGGCCCCGGCCGCCAGGGTCGccacgaggacgacggcgagcaccgACGAAGAGGCGGCCGGAGACGCCATTGTTTGCAGTTTGTGAAGAGAGCTAGCTAAGCTTTGCTTTCGATCGATGCGTGTGCAAAGAAAATGCAGGGGAATGAGTATTATTTATAGatgcaatgcatgcatatatgatatatggcATATTAATTGTTCAAAGATATCtacatttttaatttaatatgtaTAGTTGTAGTTGCTGACCGATCTGGAGGAATTAAGAGaatatttcaaacatgcatgaatttttttttgaagtaaaaCATGCATGAATTAATACCATTAATTggatattaatattaattctgGATAAGGAACTAGCTAGGAAGAGTTATTATACTCCTGGAGTATGTATAGTGTTCTCTTTCCGCATGGGCGAGCATGTATCGATCTATATATCGTCCCTTTGTAGTATTGTGCACGTTACTGTCAAAAATCTGTGGAAATAAGTTGCAACAAGCTACCAAGATGTGATCTATCGATATCTATGCACGTTTTCTTTGCTGGAaaggatgaaattaattaattcgatCGAATCAactcatgtatatataatacatgaGCCATCGATCTCTTTTGTttcaattaaataattaaggaGAAcattgaacatatatatttaattgtacATGCAcgttaattacttaattcgACCATGTAGCATCGAGTGGCTACTACATACATATTGATTATTAACATATAAAGATCTAAGTAAAGATATAGAATTTGTGTGACTGCATATCTAATGGTACTACTATTCTTCGAACGAAGACTAGTCAACCGGTCATCCTACGTACGTGGTTATCCCTCTCAACCAGCTAGCTATCCATATACGACCAGATTGTTTGTCCTTTTCGTTATTAATTTGTCCACTACCATTGACTCGATCTGCCCTTTTTGGAAGATAGAGGTGTCCATCTTTTGGTTTAGGGAAGGGATAAACCAAACTATATATTCGCAAACGAaggataatttataaataaaaattttacatacgtGTTCTTCCAAATCTAGACAGAAAATATCAGCAAAATCTTCAAAATAATCGAAAATCTTCCATTCCAATGTAGCATCCTATGTTAGCCGAGCCGACAGTACCACCCTGGACAAGAAATGAGTGTTACTGAACTGAAACAAATATTGTTTATAATTTAACAAGAAATTTAGACTACACTAGTCTTAGAAGTAATAGAACTAAAATGATGGTTCTTCCCTATTTGCGTATTAACCAGAATTCCGAGGTCAATAAAGTGTACAACCACACAAAACATCCTCTTATAACATCCAGTTCTTTATCATGATTTAGATTGCCCCATCACAGCCTAAAGCAGTTATCCTAAGTTAGTGATAGATAGGGCATGTACTTAGGTGCCTAATGTTTCATAAACATAGTAGTGGAGAGATCagttgaatttgatttttttaacttgtagCCCTTTCAGAAAACTTTAACCATAAAGAGAGCAATAGACATTTTTGCTTGGTACCATGGTTATTGGCGCCAAGGTCCAGTGTCTCATCACCAAAGACATTGGCGCCAACAACCTCGATCCCTACGACTGATAAGTCATTGACATAAAGAAGGTCGGCGCCAAAGACATTAGCACCGAtaacatatatgaaaaaaaaattcagaaaaacgATCTATatgtaagaaatttttttataaataggttCTCGGCATCAATATGACTGACGCCGAGGGCCTATTTGTAAacttgtaaatatttttatgtattagtccttttctctttttacaAATAGACCCTTGACACCAAAGACAAATTTACAATATATTGGTTGTATTCTATATTGGGGTGGAAGATGGACGATGGAGAACTTAACACAAAGGAATATCTTTCTTGCATGCATCTACCATGCCCTTCTCTCCCACAAGATCTACCACCTGCTCTTATGGGAGGAGGATGCAGATCTGAGTTGGGATTTTGGAGGAAGTGAGGGAATTTGGGAGAGAGGGGCTGCTGTTTCTTTGGGGCAGCCTATTGAAGTCTTGAAGGAGAAACCTAGATAAAAGATAAGAATAGGAGGTGAGGGGATTTTGGTGGGGGAGCAAAAAGTGAGCACAAGAGCTTGCCAAGGTGCCAATATGTTTCTATGCGTCTAGAGAAAATCTTTCCTCACGTTTTGACCTTATACACCAGGGAGAGTTGACACTTGGACATTGATTGTGTTGCATTTCCCTATGAAGTTAAAATAAGTGTAGAGAAAGTCATCTTTTTCTACTATTAGTCTTTACCCTACTTTACTTCCCTATAGTAGTGGCAACGGGAACTCGATCACTGATTTTCCGTAGTGAATTCACCCATTAGGGGATGTGGATGTGATTGATGTCTGCTACCCACGAGGAATCAAATGGGCTAAAACTCATCCCCATCGAGGATGACGGGGGCGGAGATGGTGCACCACTCTCCATCCCCGTTACCCGCGGTGATCCGTTTATATTGTTGAGGACTAAATATAGACTTTATTATAGCTTGGcccaaaaaaatgaaaccCAATAACTATGATATATAAGGTCTAACCCTAGTCAGTCAACACTCTAGCACCAGGCACTGGCTCCGCTTGCTAACCGCCCACCCACCACGCCAACGCCCCGCCTCTCTCCGCCCGACCGCACGCCGTGCTTCTCTCCACCGGCCTTTGCCCGTTGACGGCGACGTCGATGCACGCTGCCCCCTACGCTGCTCGCCGCCTATGCCCGACCGCGCTCACCTGTGGCTTGTTGTGCGCCCACCCGCCCGCCTATGGATCGCCGACTGTACCCGACTGCCCACCACCTCACCTGAAGGTCCGCTCAACTCCGATGGTGACAAAGCATGGTGAATAGGGCCAGCGAAaccacgagaaaaaaaatttaccgtGGTGATCAGGGATGGGTTAAATATAAGCCTTGTTGTGATTGTTGGGT from Oryza brachyantha chromosome 12, ObraRS2, whole genome shotgun sequence encodes:
- the LOC102708295 gene encoding thaumatin-like protein, encoding MASPAASSSVLAVVLVATLAAGANAATFTITNRCSFTVWPAATPVGGGVQLNPGQTWTVNVPAGTSSGRVWGRTGCSFDGAGRGSCATGDCGGALSCSLSGRPPMTLAEFTLGGGGRQDFYNLSVIDGFNVGMSFSCSSGVGVTCRERSCGDAFQFPSDNSKVHACNGNSNYQVVFCP